The proteins below come from a single Streptomyces sp. MRC013 genomic window:
- a CDS encoding alanine racemase, translating to MAAGQPEGPDALAARLADERIDHRFKGLPPDADGLTVGELAAERRNVFAGGFTTPLLTLSAEALEHNLALLGAYSARHGLAFAPHGKTTMAPGLFARQLAHGAWGITVAVPHQARVCRAFGVRRVFLANELVDAAALRWVAARLADDPGFHFVCYVDSVRGVELMDEALAGSARPVDVVVELAAGEGARTGVRTRAAAVDVARAAARTASLRLVGVAGYEAQVPDASPATVRAWLRRLVGLAAELDGAGLLADAEEIVLSAGGSEWFDAVADVFAEVPELSAPVLKLLRSGAYVSHDHGHYERLTPFNRVPEEGALEPAFRLWAQVVSRPTREEAFLNAGKRDVSYDLGLPVPHLVRSGRDGAVRPAEGLAVTALSDQHAWLRTDPEGTGPEVGDWVALGLAHPCTVFEKWPLIPLVEADGTAVDYVRTFF from the coding sequence ATGGCCGCCGGACAGCCGGAAGGACCCGACGCGCTCGCCGCGCGGCTCGCGGACGAGCGGATCGACCACCGCTTCAAGGGCCTCCCGCCGGACGCGGACGGCCTGACCGTCGGCGAGCTCGCCGCCGAGCGGCGCAACGTCTTCGCGGGCGGCTTCACCACGCCGCTCCTGACGCTCTCCGCCGAGGCCCTGGAGCACAACCTGGCGCTGCTGGGGGCGTACTCCGCGCGCCACGGCCTGGCGTTCGCCCCGCACGGCAAGACGACGATGGCGCCGGGGCTGTTCGCCCGGCAGCTGGCGCACGGCGCCTGGGGCATCACGGTGGCCGTCCCGCACCAGGCGCGGGTGTGCCGGGCCTTCGGGGTGCGGCGGGTGTTCCTGGCGAACGAGCTGGTCGACGCGGCCGCCCTGCGCTGGGTCGCCGCGCGGCTCGCGGACGACCCCGGCTTCCACTTCGTCTGCTACGTCGACTCGGTGCGCGGCGTCGAGCTGATGGACGAGGCGCTGGCCGGATCCGCGCGGCCCGTGGACGTGGTGGTCGAGCTGGCGGCGGGCGAGGGCGCCCGGACCGGGGTGCGGACCCGTGCGGCGGCCGTGGACGTCGCCCGCGCGGCGGCGCGGACGGCGTCGCTGCGGCTGGTCGGCGTCGCCGGGTACGAGGCGCAGGTGCCGGACGCGTCCCCGGCGACCGTACGGGCGTGGCTGCGGCGGCTCGTCGGGCTGGCGGCGGAGCTGGACGGGGCGGGGCTCCTCGCGGACGCGGAGGAGATCGTCCTCAGCGCGGGCGGCAGCGAGTGGTTCGACGCGGTCGCGGACGTGTTCGCGGAGGTGCCGGAGCTGTCGGCACCCGTGCTGAAGCTCCTGCGGTCGGGGGCGTACGTCTCCCACGACCACGGGCACTACGAGCGGCTGACGCCGTTCAACCGCGTTCCGGAGGAGGGTGCGCTGGAGCCGGCGTTCCGGCTGTGGGCGCAGGTCGTCTCCCGGCCCACGCGGGAAGAGGCGTTCCTCAACGCGGGCAAGCGGGACGTCTCGTACGACCTGGGGCTGCCCGTGCCGCACCTGGTGAGGTCCGGCCGGGACGGCGCGGTCCGCCCGGCGGAGGGGCTGGCGGTGACGGCGCTGTCGGACCAGCACGCCTGGCTGCGGACGGACCCGGAGGGCACCGGGCCGGAGGTCGGGGACTGGGTGGCGCTGGGGCTGGCGCACCCGTGCACGGTGTTCGAGAAGTGGCCGCTGATCCCGCTGGTGGAGGCGGACGGGACGGCCGTCGACTACGTCCGCACGTTCTTCTGA
- a CDS encoding CpaF family protein codes for MSLRARITGSEPAGGRDGEEDHLVGTYRGKLLEEIDLAEMSALPAADRRVRLERVLGHIISREGPVLSSTERSHLIRRVVDEALGLGILEPLLEDASVSEIMVNGPDQVYVERHGRLERLPMRFSSTEQLMQTIERIVSTVNRRVDESNPMVDARLPSGERVNVIIPPLSLSGPVLTIRRFPRAFTLHEMVALGSLDEHMVMLLSGLVRAKFNVIVSGATGTGKTTLLNALSGLIPDGERIVTIEDSAELRLQQSHVITLESRPANVEGKGRITIRDLVRNSLRMRPDRIVVGEVRGGETLDMLQAMSTGHDGSLATVHANSAEDALTRLQTLASMSEVEVPFAAIRDQINSAVDVIVQLTRHADGSRRITEIAVVDSHGREEYRIVSVCRFEARPMTPDGRVHGHFTHHPLPRRVAERLYMHNEPAPAAFGVAHSDAQLALRGTAA; via the coding sequence GTGAGCCTGCGGGCACGCATCACCGGCTCCGAGCCGGCCGGCGGGAGGGACGGCGAGGAGGACCACCTCGTCGGCACCTACCGCGGCAAGCTCCTGGAGGAGATCGACCTCGCGGAGATGTCCGCCCTCCCGGCCGCCGACCGCCGCGTACGCCTCGAACGGGTCCTCGGCCACATCATCAGCCGCGAGGGCCCCGTCCTCTCCTCCACCGAGCGGTCCCACCTCATCCGCCGCGTCGTCGACGAGGCGCTCGGCCTCGGCATCCTCGAACCCCTCCTGGAGGACGCGTCCGTCAGCGAGATCATGGTCAACGGCCCCGACCAGGTGTACGTGGAGCGGCACGGCCGCCTCGAACGGCTGCCCATGCGCTTCTCCTCCACCGAGCAGCTGATGCAGACCATCGAGCGCATCGTCTCCACCGTCAACCGCCGCGTCGACGAGTCCAACCCCATGGTCGACGCCCGCCTCCCCTCCGGCGAACGCGTCAACGTCATCATCCCGCCGCTCTCCCTCAGCGGCCCCGTCCTCACCATCCGCCGCTTCCCCCGCGCCTTCACGCTCCACGAGATGGTCGCCCTCGGATCGCTGGACGAACACATGGTGATGCTGCTCTCCGGGCTGGTGCGCGCCAAGTTCAACGTGATCGTCTCCGGCGCCACCGGCACCGGCAAGACCACCCTGCTCAACGCCCTGTCCGGCCTCATCCCGGACGGCGAGCGCATCGTCACCATCGAGGACTCCGCCGAGCTGCGGCTCCAGCAGTCCCACGTCATCACCCTGGAGTCCCGGCCCGCCAACGTCGAGGGCAAGGGCCGCATCACCATCCGCGACCTCGTCCGCAACTCCCTGCGCATGCGCCCCGACCGCATCGTCGTCGGCGAGGTCCGCGGCGGCGAGACCCTCGACATGCTCCAGGCCATGTCCACCGGCCACGACGGCTCCCTCGCCACCGTCCACGCCAACAGCGCCGAGGACGCCCTGACGCGCCTCCAGACCCTCGCCTCCATGTCCGAGGTGGAGGTGCCCTTCGCGGCCATCCGGGACCAGATCAACAGCGCCGTCGACGTCATCGTCCAGCTCACCAGGCACGCCGACGGCTCCCGCAGGATCACCGAGATCGCGGTCGTCGACTCGCACGGCCGGGAGGAGTACCGCATCGTGTCGGTCTGCCGGTTCGAGGCCCGGCCGATGACCCCCGACGGCCGCGTCCACGGCCACTTCACCCACCACCCCCTGCCCCGGCGGGTCGCCGAGCGGCTGTACATGCACAACGAACCGGCCCCCGCCGCGTTCGGCGTCGCCCACAGCGACGCCCAACTGGCCCTGCGCGGGACCGCCGCGTAG
- a CDS encoding TadE/TadG family type IV pilus assembly protein, producing the protein MAHARTAAPDGARRRRYGDRGQVAVEFTGMVPLVLGVLLLLWQAALIGYTYSLAGNAADEAARAGAVGGDCAGAAGRTLSGAWSASASCGSAGDLFTADVSVRVPALFPGANLPFTVRAHAAAADEREK; encoded by the coding sequence ATGGCACACGCGCGGACGGCGGCGCCGGACGGCGCTCGCCGGCGCCGGTACGGCGACCGGGGGCAGGTGGCGGTGGAGTTCACCGGCATGGTGCCGCTCGTGCTCGGCGTACTGCTCCTGCTCTGGCAGGCGGCGCTCATCGGCTACACGTACTCCCTCGCCGGCAACGCCGCCGACGAGGCGGCCCGCGCGGGCGCGGTCGGCGGCGACTGCGCCGGCGCGGCCGGGCGGACGCTGTCCGGCGCCTGGTCGGCGAGCGCGTCCTGCGGCAGCGCGGGCGACCTGTTCACCGCCGACGTCAGCGTCCGCGTCCCCGCCCTCTTCCCCGGCGCGAACCTCCCCTTCACCGTCAGGGCCCACGCGGCCGCGGCCGACGAGAGGGAGAAGTGA
- a CDS encoding pyridoxal phosphate-dependent aminotransferase codes for MQVIQSAKLANVCYEIRGPVLEEAMRLEAAGHRILKLNTGNPAAFGFECPPAILEDMLRNLGTSHGYGDAKGLLAARRAVMSHYETRGVPLSVEDIYLGNGVSELIQMSMQALLDDGDEVLVPAPDYPLWTASVALAGGTPVHYRCDEQSDWMPDLADVERRITDRTKALVVINPNNPTGAVYDDEMLRGLTEIARRHNLVVCSDEIYDKILYDGATHTPTAAVAPDLLCLTFNGMSKNYRVAGYRSGWLAVCGPKAHASSYIEGLTILANMRLCANMPAQHAIAAALQGLQSIEALVAPGGRLLEQRDAAYERLIDIPGVSCVKPKGALYLFPRLDPAVHKIKDDRQMVLDLLRAEKIMVVHGTGFNWREPDHFRIVTLPTTVDLVDAVTRIGTFLDGYSQH; via the coding sequence ATGCAGGTCATCCAGTCGGCGAAGCTCGCCAACGTCTGTTACGAAATCCGCGGCCCGGTGCTCGAGGAGGCGATGCGGCTGGAGGCGGCGGGCCACCGCATCCTCAAGCTGAACACCGGCAACCCGGCCGCGTTCGGCTTCGAGTGCCCGCCCGCGATCCTCGAGGACATGCTCCGCAACCTCGGCACGTCGCACGGGTACGGCGACGCGAAGGGCCTGCTCGCGGCGCGGCGCGCGGTGATGAGCCACTACGAGACGCGGGGCGTCCCGCTCTCCGTGGAGGACATCTACCTCGGCAACGGCGTCTCGGAGCTCATCCAGATGTCGATGCAGGCCCTCCTCGACGACGGCGACGAGGTCCTCGTCCCGGCCCCGGACTACCCGCTGTGGACGGCGTCGGTGGCGCTGGCGGGCGGCACGCCGGTGCACTACCGGTGCGACGAGCAGTCCGACTGGATGCCCGACCTGGCCGACGTCGAGCGCAGGATCACCGACCGCACCAAGGCGCTCGTCGTCATCAACCCGAACAACCCGACCGGCGCCGTCTACGACGACGAGATGCTGCGCGGCCTCACCGAGATCGCCCGCCGGCACAACCTGGTGGTCTGCTCGGACGAGATCTACGACAAGATCCTCTACGACGGCGCCACCCACACCCCGACCGCCGCCGTCGCCCCGGACCTGCTGTGCCTGACGTTCAACGGCATGTCCAAGAACTACCGCGTGGCCGGCTACCGCAGCGGCTGGCTGGCCGTCTGCGGCCCGAAGGCGCACGCCTCCTCGTACATCGAGGGCCTGACGATCCTCGCCAACATGCGCCTGTGCGCGAACATGCCCGCCCAGCACGCCATCGCGGCCGCCCTGCAGGGCCTGCAGTCGATCGAGGCGCTGGTCGCGCCGGGCGGCCGGCTGCTGGAGCAGCGGGACGCGGCGTACGAGCGGCTGATCGACATCCCGGGCGTCAGCTGCGTGAAGCCGAAGGGCGCGCTGTACCTCTTCCCGCGCCTCGACCCGGCCGTCCACAAGATCAAGGACGACCGGCAGATGGTCCTCGACCTGCTGCGGGCGGAGAAGATCATGGTGGTGCACGGGACGGGCTTCAACTGGCGCGAGCCGGACCACTTCCGCATCGTGACGCTGCCCACCACCGTGGACCTGGTCGACGCGGTCACCCGGATCGGGACCTTCCTGGACGGCTACAGCCAGCACTGA
- a CDS encoding M14 family metallopeptidase yields MRLRIPGGRSVTLAAVLALAVVAPLTATANTPDPASAPSAAPAAAAEEVIRQYRIQGPSTPAARAAVAATGASVDEVDERAIVVSADSAQARGLRALGHRLEALPAPGARSDRGTVTPMDFPSADSRYHTYAEMTAEINQRLQQYPNIMSKRVIGKSYQGRDIIAIKVSDNVATDENEPEVMFTHHQHAREHLTVEMALYLLRELGAGYGSDSRITNAVNGRELWIVPDLNPDGGEYDIASGTYRSWRKNRQPNPGSSYVGTDMNRNWAYKWGCCNGSSGSPSAITYRGSAPESTPEVKVLANFVRSRVIGGKQQIRASIDFHTYSELVLWPFGWTYSDTAPGMTQDDRDAFAAVGRKMAASNDYTPQQSSDLYVTDGSIDDWLWGNQRIFAYTFEMYPGSASGGGFYPPDEVIERETARNRDAVLQLVENADCMYRSIGKQQQYCSAP; encoded by the coding sequence ATGCGACTACGCATACCCGGCGGACGGTCCGTCACCCTCGCGGCCGTCCTCGCGCTGGCCGTCGTGGCGCCCCTCACCGCCACCGCGAACACCCCCGACCCGGCCTCCGCCCCCTCCGCCGCCCCGGCCGCCGCCGCCGAGGAGGTCATCCGCCAGTACCGGATCCAGGGCCCGTCCACCCCCGCCGCACGGGCGGCGGTCGCCGCCACCGGAGCCTCGGTCGACGAGGTGGACGAGCGCGCGATCGTCGTCAGCGCCGACTCCGCGCAGGCCCGCGGCCTGCGCGCGCTCGGCCACCGCCTGGAGGCGCTGCCCGCCCCCGGCGCCCGCTCCGACCGCGGCACCGTCACGCCGATGGACTTCCCGTCCGCCGACTCCCGCTACCACACCTACGCGGAGATGACGGCCGAGATCAACCAGCGGCTCCAGCAGTACCCGAACATCATGAGCAAGCGGGTGATCGGCAAGTCCTACCAGGGCCGCGACATCATCGCCATCAAGGTCAGCGACAACGTGGCGACGGACGAGAACGAGCCCGAGGTGATGTTCACCCACCACCAGCACGCCCGTGAGCACCTCACCGTCGAGATGGCCCTCTACCTGCTGCGCGAGCTCGGCGCCGGCTACGGCTCCGACTCGCGCATCACCAACGCCGTCAACGGCCGCGAGCTCTGGATCGTGCCCGACCTCAACCCGGACGGCGGCGAGTACGACATCGCCTCGGGCACCTACCGCAGCTGGCGCAAGAACCGGCAGCCCAACCCCGGCTCCTCCTACGTCGGCACCGACATGAACCGCAACTGGGCCTACAAGTGGGGCTGCTGCAACGGCTCCTCCGGCTCCCCGAGCGCCATCACCTACCGGGGGTCGGCCCCCGAGTCCACGCCCGAGGTGAAGGTCCTCGCCAACTTCGTCCGCTCCCGCGTCATCGGCGGGAAGCAGCAGATCCGGGCGTCGATCGACTTCCACACCTACAGCGAGCTGGTCCTCTGGCCGTTCGGCTGGACCTACTCCGACACCGCGCCCGGCATGACCCAGGACGACCGGGACGCCTTCGCCGCCGTCGGCCGCAAGATGGCCGCCAGCAACGACTACACCCCCCAGCAGTCCAGCGACCTCTACGTCACCGACGGGTCGATCGACGACTGGCTCTGGGGCAACCAGCGCATCTTCGCCTACACCTTCGAGATGTACCCGGGCAGCGCCTCCGGCGGCGGCTTCTACCCGCCCGACGAGGTGATCGAGCGCGAGACCGCCCGCAACCGCGACGCGGTGCTCCAGCTGGTGGAGAACGCCGACTGCATGTACCGGTCGATCGGCAAGCAGCAGCAGTACTGCTCCGCTCCCTGA
- a CDS encoding type II secretion system F family protein — MDNLPLLTLGVTLLAGLLAVLGVHAHAAGRAQQKALVARMTRTGPAPTAARGRRFPGLDRRLRRTGPGRRLERKLAVTGLALTPAEYAVYALAGLLALYAAVTAVFAPFFGVLAALAGLWGADAFLDWQRRRRTEAFINQLPELTRVLANATQAGLALRTAISMAADELDDPAGEELRRVADQLAVGHSLDDALGALADRLPSRELVVLVTTLVLSNRAGGQVVGSLRNLTGTLDERKETRREVATLLSQVKVTAFALPLLGLGFLLMINGMNPGALDEMTGSFAGQAGSVIAFALYTAGFVMIRRLSRVRV; from the coding sequence ATGGACAACCTCCCGCTCCTGACGCTCGGCGTCACCCTTTTGGCCGGCCTCCTCGCCGTCCTGGGCGTGCACGCCCACGCCGCGGGCAGGGCGCAGCAGAAGGCGCTCGTGGCGCGGATGACCCGGACGGGCCCCGCGCCCACCGCGGCCCGCGGCCGCCGGTTCCCCGGCCTGGACCGCCGGCTGCGCCGGACGGGGCCGGGCCGCCGCCTGGAACGGAAGCTCGCCGTCACGGGCCTCGCCCTCACCCCCGCCGAGTACGCGGTCTACGCCCTCGCGGGCCTCCTGGCCCTGTACGCCGCGGTCACCGCCGTGTTCGCCCCGTTCTTCGGCGTCCTCGCCGCCCTGGCCGGGCTGTGGGGCGCCGACGCGTTCCTCGACTGGCAGCGCCGGCGCCGTACCGAGGCGTTCATCAACCAGCTGCCCGAGCTGACGCGCGTCCTCGCCAACGCCACCCAGGCCGGCCTCGCCCTCCGCACCGCCATCTCCATGGCCGCCGACGAACTCGACGACCCGGCAGGCGAGGAGCTCCGCAGGGTCGCCGACCAGCTCGCCGTCGGCCACAGCCTCGACGACGCCCTCGGCGCCCTCGCCGACCGGCTGCCCTCCCGCGAACTCGTCGTCCTGGTCACCACCCTGGTCCTCTCCAACCGGGCCGGCGGCCAGGTCGTCGGCTCGCTGCGCAACCTCACCGGCACGCTCGACGAGCGCAAGGAGACCCGCCGCGAGGTCGCCACCCTGCTCTCCCAGGTCAAGGTCACCGCCTTCGCCCTGCCCCTCCTCGGCCTCGGCTTCCTCCTCATGATCAACGGCATGAACCCGGGAGCCCTCGACGAGATGACGGGGTCGTTCGCCGGACAGGCCGGCTCGGTCATCGCGTTCGCGCTGTACACGGCGGGGTTCGTGATGATCCGCCGGCTGTCCCGGGTCCGCGTCTGA
- a CDS encoding AAA family ATPase: MTVRVLAAAGDPDAARALTTLLGQLPDAEQAAPAPAGDSTTLVDALARAAAESVDGLPEVVLVHERIGPVPALDLIREVALRFPAVGVVLVTADTSPGLYSAAMDSGARGLVGLPLAYEELAQRVQSAAAWAAGVRRHLGRTGDAPGGPAGTVVTVSGAKGGVGTTVTAVQLALAARASGRSTALADLDLQSGDVASYLDVQFRRSAVDLAAIEDITPRVLQDALYTHPTGLSLLLAPADGERGEEVADRSARQIVSALRHRYEVVVVDCGTKMDSANAAAVEMADTALLVVTPDVVAVRAAKRMVRLWDRLQIRKAEDTTTVVNRHTRHTEIQPALVERITGTRVARTGVPAAFKELQSAVDAGRMHELDPRSAVKQALWALAGELGLVKAPESAGDRPGRLLKTRRK, translated from the coding sequence ATGACCGTTCGCGTCCTCGCGGCCGCCGGCGACCCCGACGCCGCCCGCGCCCTCACCACCCTGCTCGGCCAGCTCCCCGACGCCGAGCAGGCCGCCCCCGCACCGGCCGGCGACTCCACCACCCTCGTCGACGCCCTCGCCCGGGCGGCCGCCGAATCCGTCGACGGCCTCCCCGAGGTCGTCCTCGTCCACGAACGGATCGGCCCCGTACCCGCCCTCGACCTGATCCGCGAGGTCGCCCTCCGCTTCCCCGCCGTCGGCGTCGTCCTCGTCACCGCCGACACCAGCCCCGGCCTGTACTCGGCCGCCATGGACTCCGGCGCCCGCGGCCTGGTCGGCCTCCCCCTCGCGTATGAGGAGCTCGCCCAGCGCGTCCAGTCCGCCGCCGCCTGGGCCGCCGGCGTCCGCCGCCACCTCGGCCGGACCGGCGACGCCCCCGGCGGGCCGGCCGGCACCGTCGTCACCGTCAGCGGCGCGAAGGGCGGCGTCGGCACCACCGTCACCGCCGTCCAGCTCGCCCTCGCCGCCCGCGCCTCCGGCCGCAGCACCGCCCTCGCCGACCTCGACCTCCAGTCCGGCGACGTCGCCTCCTACCTGGACGTGCAGTTCCGCCGCTCCGCCGTCGACCTCGCGGCCATCGAGGACATCACCCCCCGCGTCCTGCAGGACGCCCTCTACACCCACCCGACCGGCCTGTCCCTGCTCCTCGCCCCCGCCGACGGCGAACGCGGCGAGGAGGTCGCCGACCGGTCCGCCCGCCAGATCGTCAGCGCGCTGCGCCACCGCTACGAGGTCGTCGTCGTCGACTGCGGCACGAAGATGGACTCCGCGAACGCCGCCGCCGTCGAGATGGCCGACACGGCCCTCCTCGTCGTCACCCCCGACGTCGTCGCGGTCCGCGCCGCCAAGCGCATGGTCCGCCTCTGGGACCGGCTCCAGATCCGCAAGGCGGAGGACACCACGACCGTCGTCAACCGCCACACCCGCCACACGGAGATCCAGCCCGCCCTCGTCGAGAGGATCACCGGCACCCGCGTCGCCCGCACCGGCGTCCCCGCCGCCTTCAAGGAGCTCCAGTCGGCCGTCGACGCGGGCCGCATGCACGAGCTGGACCCCAGGTCGGCCGTCAAGCAGGCCCTGTGGGCGCTCGCCGGCGAACTCGGCCTCGTCAAGGCCCCGGAGTCGGCGGGCGACCGGCCGGGCAGGCTGCTGAAGACACGCAGGAAGTAG
- a CDS encoding TadE/TadG family type IV pilus assembly protein, giving the protein MTGHRPGAPRNRGERPDRGQAAIEFAGWIGVLLVAALAAVQLGIVAYAAQQAGTAARAAARVASQGGNGEAAGYGAMSGWLADGATVSAPPHGEDVTATVTVPVPTVLPLLSFDPVTRTTTMPVTTSEGGTP; this is encoded by the coding sequence GTGACCGGACACCGGCCCGGCGCCCCGCGGAACCGCGGGGAGCGCCCCGACCGGGGCCAGGCCGCCATCGAGTTCGCGGGCTGGATCGGCGTCCTCCTGGTCGCCGCCCTCGCCGCCGTCCAGCTCGGCATCGTCGCCTACGCCGCCCAGCAGGCCGGCACCGCCGCCCGCGCCGCCGCCCGCGTCGCCTCCCAGGGCGGGAACGGCGAGGCCGCGGGGTACGGCGCCATGAGCGGCTGGCTCGCCGACGGCGCCACGGTCAGCGCCCCGCCCCACGGCGAAGACGTCACGGCGACCGTGACCGTCCCCGTCCCCACCGTCCTGCCCCTCCTCAGCTTCGACCCGGTCACCAGGACCACCACCATGCCCGTCACGACCAGCGAAGGAGGGACCCCGTGA
- a CDS encoding Nramp family divalent metal transporter has translation MLRRPSWRHIGPGIVVAATGVGAGDLVATLVAGGRYGYTLLWAAVLGCLIKISLAEAAGRWHLATGRTLLDGWLSLGPWTTVYFTGYVAVWGFVYGAAAMSSTALPLAALFPGVMDLKWWAVLCGVGGLLFVWFNRYAVFEKVMTVLVGVMFLVTVYLAVRVAPNLGDLPAGLVPALPDGSLLYTLGLVGGVGGTITLAAYGYWVNAKGWRDTGWMRVMRLDNRVAYATTGVFVVAMLIVGAELLHTSGIVLAEGDKGLVDLGGLLEERYGAATAKLFLVGFFATSVTSLIGVWQGVSLLFADFVARLRGRGGAPAVPGEAAVPAERSVPFRAYLLWLTFPPMSLLFLDRPFFLVVVYGVVGAFFMPFLALTLLWLLNSSRTPRGWRNGWFGNAMLGAAGVLFLVLCVEQVRDLPW, from the coding sequence GTGCTGCGCAGACCGAGCTGGCGGCACATCGGGCCCGGCATCGTGGTCGCCGCGACCGGCGTCGGCGCCGGCGACCTGGTCGCCACGCTCGTCGCCGGCGGCAGGTACGGTTACACCCTTCTCTGGGCGGCCGTCCTCGGCTGCCTGATCAAGATCTCCCTCGCCGAGGCCGCCGGCCGCTGGCACCTCGCCACCGGTCGCACCCTCCTCGACGGCTGGCTCTCCCTGGGCCCGTGGACGACCGTCTACTTCACCGGCTACGTCGCTGTGTGGGGCTTCGTCTACGGCGCCGCCGCCATGTCCTCCACCGCCCTGCCGCTCGCCGCGCTGTTCCCCGGTGTCATGGACCTGAAATGGTGGGCGGTCCTGTGCGGGGTGGGCGGGCTGCTGTTCGTCTGGTTCAACCGGTACGCCGTCTTCGAGAAGGTCATGACGGTCCTCGTCGGCGTGATGTTCCTGGTCACCGTCTACCTGGCCGTACGGGTGGCCCCGAACCTCGGCGACCTCCCCGCCGGGCTGGTCCCGGCCCTCCCGGACGGCTCGCTGCTGTACACCCTGGGCCTGGTCGGCGGGGTCGGCGGCACGATCACCCTCGCCGCGTACGGCTACTGGGTCAACGCCAAGGGCTGGCGGGACACCGGCTGGATGCGGGTGATGCGGCTGGACAACCGGGTCGCGTACGCGACGACCGGGGTCTTCGTCGTGGCCATGCTGATCGTGGGCGCCGAACTGCTGCACACCTCGGGCATCGTCCTCGCCGAGGGCGACAAGGGCCTGGTCGACCTCGGCGGGCTGCTGGAGGAGCGGTACGGGGCGGCCACGGCGAAGCTGTTCCTCGTCGGGTTCTTCGCCACGTCCGTGACCTCGCTGATCGGCGTGTGGCAGGGCGTGAGCCTGCTGTTCGCGGACTTCGTCGCCCGTCTTCGGGGTCGGGGCGGCGCCCCCGCGGTGCCGGGGGAGGCCGCGGTGCCGGCGGAACGGTCGGTGCCGTTCCGCGCGTACCTGCTGTGGCTGACCTTCCCGCCGATGTCGCTGCTCTTCCTGGACCGGCCGTTCTTCCTGGTCGTCGTCTACGGCGTGGTCGGCGCCTTCTTCATGCCGTTCCTCGCCCTGACCCTGCTGTGGCTGCTCAACTCCTCCCGCACCCCCCGCGGCTGGCGCAACGGGTGGTTCGGCAACGCGATGCTGGGCGCGGCCGGGGTGCTGTTCCTGGTGCTGTGCGTCGAGCAGGTGCGCGACCTGCCGTGGTGA